A single window of Ignavibacteriota bacterium DNA harbors:
- the fsa gene encoding fructose-6-phosphate aldolase yields the protein MKFFIDTANIDEIKEASSMGLLDGVTTNPSLVAKEGRDFKELLNEIVKIIDGPISAEVVSTDYNGMLKEAEELSSIHPNIVIKIPLILEGIKAVNTLSKRNIKTNVTLCFSASQALIAAKAGATYISPFVGRLDDISHSGMQLISQIVKIYKNYNYQTQVLVASIRHPIHLVEAAELGAHVATIPFNVIKKLFNHPLTESGLETFLNDWKKLTDKK from the coding sequence ATGAAATTTTTTATAGATACGGCAAATATAGATGAAATAAAAGAAGCGTCTTCAATGGGATTATTGGATGGAGTAACAACAAACCCGTCATTAGTCGCAAAAGAAGGCAGGGATTTTAAAGAATTATTAAATGAAATAGTTAAGATTATTGATGGTCCAATAAGTGCGGAAGTTGTATCAACCGATTACAACGGAATGCTGAAAGAAGCTGAAGAATTATCATCAATACATCCTAATATTGTTATTAAAATTCCATTAATTTTAGAAGGTATTAAAGCGGTTAATACTTTATCTAAAAGAAATATTAAAACAAATGTAACATTATGTTTTTCAGCCTCACAAGCTTTAATTGCCGCAAAAGCAGGCGCGACATATATTAGTCCTTTTGTAGGAAGATTGGATGATATAAGTCATTCCGGAATGCAGTTGATAAGTCAAATCGTAAAAATATATAAAAATTATAATTACCAAACACAAGTTTTAGTTGCAAGTATCCGACATCCAATACATTTGGTTGAAGCTGCGGAACTCGGCGCACACGTTGCAACCATTCCTTTTAATGTTATAAAAAAATTATTTAATCATCCGCTTACTGAAAGCGGGTTGGAAACTTTCTTAAATGACTGGAAAAAATTAACGGATAAGAAATGA
- a CDS encoding Rne/Rng family ribonuclease, with protein MQKEIIINSSTTQNRVAITEDGTLIDFFVDSAEKGRMVGNIYFGKVARVLPGIRAAFIDIGLKHDAFLHFSDIGDQFREFQNVLDDDDETTEIGIDDEDQPEQNKVVEVEKKVPQVPKLHKGQDILVQIIKEPVANKGVRITSSISIPGRFCVLLPFDNKIGISKKIADFKERKRLRTLARSILPDNCGLIIRTAAKEQEENTLEGDLKYLVNSWKSIQAKVKESKPPTLLYNDLSTTTSVIRDLFTPDVSKVFIDSKSLFREIRDYIQLVQPELVSKVEFYKSRMPVFETFKIEEQIKTLMGRKVPLPNGGHIVIEHTEAMTVIDVNSGRYAAKKEQELNSLKTDLEASREIVRQLRLRDIGGLIVIDFIDLEEEKNRKKIYDELKKEFKKDRAKIALLPMTDFGIVQITRQRVRQNIIQSINEVCPYCNGSGLLTKRSSIIHDIEGWFKRYKSQGKFRSFILIVHPSLRNDLKIGLFSTLNKIQLKHFYRIKLEENEHLNPQDFEVKSKKNGEKLG; from the coding sequence ATGCAGAAAGAAATTATAATTAACTCATCCACAACGCAAAATAGAGTTGCCATTACAGAAGATGGAACTTTAATTGATTTTTTTGTGGATAGTGCAGAAAAAGGCAGAATGGTTGGCAACATTTACTTCGGTAAAGTTGCAAGAGTTCTTCCCGGTATTAGAGCCGCATTTATTGATATCGGATTGAAGCACGATGCCTTCCTTCATTTTTCCGATATCGGTGATCAATTTCGCGAGTTTCAAAACGTGCTTGATGATGATGATGAAACTACGGAAATTGGTATTGACGATGAAGACCAACCCGAACAAAATAAAGTAGTTGAAGTAGAAAAAAAAGTTCCGCAAGTTCCTAAACTTCATAAAGGTCAGGATATACTTGTACAAATAATTAAAGAACCTGTAGCAAATAAAGGAGTAAGAATTACTTCTTCAATTTCAATCCCTGGAAGATTTTGTGTTTTGCTACCTTTTGATAATAAAATCGGAATTTCAAAAAAAATTGCTGATTTTAAGGAACGAAAAAGACTCAGAACTTTAGCCAGAAGTATACTTCCCGATAACTGTGGACTCATAATTAGAACCGCCGCAAAAGAACAGGAAGAAAATACATTAGAAGGTGATTTGAAATATTTAGTGAATAGTTGGAAAAGTATTCAAGCAAAAGTTAAAGAATCTAAACCTCCAACATTACTATATAATGACCTATCAACAACAACGAGCGTTATTAGAGATTTATTTACGCCGGATGTTTCAAAAGTTTTTATCGATTCAAAAAGCTTATTTAGAGAAATTAGAGATTATATTCAACTAGTTCAGCCGGAGCTGGTTTCTAAGGTTGAGTTTTATAAATCACGAATGCCGGTTTTTGAAACCTTCAAAATTGAAGAGCAGATAAAAACATTAATGGGCAGAAAAGTGCCGCTTCCCAACGGCGGACATATAGTAATTGAACATACTGAAGCGATGACAGTTATTGACGTTAACAGCGGACGTTACGCTGCAAAAAAAGAACAAGAACTTAATTCGTTAAAAACAGATCTCGAAGCATCACGAGAAATTGTAAGACAATTAAGATTAAGAGATATCGGCGGATTAATAGTTATAGATTTTATTGATTTGGAAGAAGAAAAGAATAGAAAGAAAATTTACGACGAGCTTAAGAAAGAATTTAAAAAGGACAGAGCTAAAATTGCGCTGCTTCCTATGACCGATTTTGGAATTGTTCAAATTACACGACAAAGAGTAAGACAAAATATTATTCAATCGATTAATGAGGTTTGTCCTTATTGTAACGGTTCGGGATTATTAACAAAAAGATCAAGCATAATTCATGATATTGAAGGCTGGTTCAAAAGGTACAAATCTCAAGGTAAATTTAGAAGTTTTATTTTAATTGTTCATCCATCCTTAAGAAATGACCTTAAAATTGGATTGTTTTCCACTTTGAATAAAATTCAACTTAAACACTTTTACAGAATTAAATTAGAAGAAAATGAACATTTAAACCCGCAAGATTTTGAAGTTAAATCTAAGAAAAACGGAGAAAAATTGGGGTGA